The uncultured Subdoligranulum sp. genomic sequence TTTGCCCACCAAACGTCTGAAACGGTGCAGCCAACGCGGACTCCAACAACCCATCATCACGGATGCCTGCCGTACCGCCAAACTCTTGCAACAGTTGCTCATGGAGCAGGAGGACCTGCCGTTTTGTCAGCTGTTTCATTTGGCCAATACCTCATACGCGTCTTTGTTTTTGGTCATGAGGCGTTTTGAAATCGTCAGAACATCCTCATCGTTGGCCTGCTGTTCGCTTTCCAGTTGGCTGAACTCGATCAGGACGTAGCGCGGCGTGTTGTTCTTGAGAATGACAGCTGCGCCGTTCTCGTCCACCAGCCGTGCCACGCGGGAAAAGTTCTGATTGGCTTCGGTGATGGATACCAGATTACCAGTGTTGATGATCATAGGTCAACACCTCCTTCTGGTAATAGTATACACGAAAAATAGGAGAAATACAACCTATAATGCGAGGTGGTTTGTATCGAAATCAAAATCCCCAAAGAAATCCGCAACTACCACGAGAACATTTTTTTCGGGCTCAACACCCGGCAATTCGTCTGCTCACTGCTGGCGCTTGGCGCGGCGGTGGGCCTTTATTTTTGCCTGCGGCCCATCGTCGGCGCAGAGCAGGTCGGCTGGATGTGCATCCTGGGCGCTGCGCCGTTTGCCGCCTGTGGATTCTTCAGCTACCATGGCATGACGGCCGAACAACTGCTGTGGGCGTGGATCAAGTCGGAAATTCTGAGCCCCAAAAGGCTGGTGTTCCGGTCGGACTGCCTGTACTACCAGATCATGCAGCCCGCCATGGCCGAGGGCTGCAAGCGCCGCCACAAAAAGCGCGCAAACAAAACCGACAAAACCCAAACTGAAACGGAGGAATCGTATGAAGAAAAATGAAATGACCAAAGCCCCGGAGGCCCGCCATTGACCAAGACGCTGGCAGCCGCCAGGCGTCAGGAGCGTGTGAAGTTCAAGGTCCCGCGCTCGGTGCAAGATGCCATCCCCATCCGCCGCATCTGGCCGGACGGCATCTTCCAGGTGGGCAACCAATACAGCAAAAGTTGGTCGTTCACCGACATCAACTACGCCATTGCCGGCAAGGATGACAAGATGGCGATGTTCCTTGACTATTGCGCCCTGCTCAACGCTCTGGACTCCGGCGCGGCGGCCAAGATCACGATCCACAACCGCCGCATCGACAAGGAGGACTTTGAACGGTCGGTTCTGCTGCCCTTGCGCGGCGACGCCCTCGACCATTACCGCGAGGAATTCAACGAGATGCTGCGCGCCCAGGTCACCGGCACCAGCAACAGCATGGTGCGCGAGCGGTACCTGACCGTCAGCATCGTCAAGCGGAATATCGACGAGGCCCGCACCTACTTTGCCCGCGTCGGCACCGACCTCGTCACTCATCTGGCCAAGCTCAGCTCGGTGGCGGCGGAGCTGTCCACGCCCGACCGCCTGCGGCTGCTGCGGGACTTTTTCAAGGCGGGCCAACCACCCGCCTTTGACTTCGACCTGCGCGGGCACGCCAAACTCGGCCACAGCTTCAAGGATTGGCTCTGCCCCGACAGCATGGAGTTCGCTGCCGACAACTTCAAAATCGATGGCCGCTTCGGGCGGGTACTCTATTTGCAGGACTATGCCAGCTACATCAAGGACAGCTTCATCTCGGAGCTGTGTGACCTCGACCGCAGCATGATGCTGTCCATCGACATCCTGCCGGTGCCCACCGACGAGGCGGCCCGCCAGATGCAAAACACCCTGCTGGGCGTGGAGACCAACATTGCCAACTGGCAGCGCAAGCAGAACGCCGCCAACAACTGGTCGGCCACGATCCCCTACGACATGGAACTCCAGCGAAAAGAGACCAAGGAGATGCTGGACGACCTGACCACCCGCGACCAGCGGATGATGTTTGGGCTGGTCACGCTGGTTCACATGGCCGACAGCCGGCAGCAGCTCGACAGCGACACCGAAACGCTGCAATCTGTGGGGCGCAAGCACCTGTGCCAGCTTTCCACGCTGCGCTGGCAGCAGAAGGACGGTCTTGACACCGTGTTGCCCTACGGCCTGCGCCGCATCCAGGCCCTGCGCACCCTGACCACCGAGAGCACCGCCGTGCTGATCCCGTTCCGTGCACAGGAAATTTTGCAGCCGGGCGGCATCTACTATGGGCAGAACGCCGTCAGCAAGAACATGATCGTGGCCGACCGCACCAAGCTGCTCAACGGCAACAGTTTCCGTTTGGGCGTGTCCGGCTCCGGCAAGTCGATGTCCGCCAAAGAGGAACTGGTGCAGATCGCGCTGGCGACCGAGGATGACATCCTCATCCTTGACCCGGAATCGGAGTTCGGCCACCTGACCCGTGCGCTGGGCGGTGAGGTCATCCAGATCTCGGCCACCTCGGACAGCCACATCAACGCGCTGGATATGGACCGCAGTTATGGTGACGAGCGCAACCCGATCGTTGCCAAAAGCGAGTTTGTTCTGTCGCTGTATGAGCAGCTTGTGGGCGGCGGGCAGGTGACGGCCAAGGAGAAATCTATCCTTGGCCGCTGCACCGAGCTCGTCTACCAGCCCTACATCCGCAACGGTTACCAGGGCACGCCGCCGACGCTGCGGGATTTTTATAAGCTGCTCAAACTCCAGCCGGAGCCGGAGGCCCAGGGTTTGGCTCTGGCCAGCGAACTGTTCATTACGGGCACGCTCAACACCTTTGCCAAGTACACCAACGTAGACACCCAGGCCCGCATCATCGACTACGACATCCGGGAACTGGGTGAACAGCTCATGCCGTTGGGGATGCTGGTGACGCTGGACGCGATCTACAACCGCGTCATCCAGAACCAAAAACGCGGCAAACGCACCTGGATCGTGGCGGACGAATTTTACATTTTGTTCCGCTATGAATACAGCGCCAATTTCTTTTACAAGTTGTGGAAACGTATCCGCAAGTATAACGGGCTGATCACCGGCCTGACGCAGAATGTAGACGAGTTGTTGCGCTCCGATACCGCCCGCCTGATGCTGGCAAACAGCGAGTTCCTGATCCTGCTCAACCAATCCGCCACTGACCGTGAGGAACTGGCCAAGCTGCTGCACATTTCGGACACGCAGCTCGGCTACATCACCGACGTGCCCGCCGGCTGCGGCCTGATCCGCTGCGGCGGGCAGCTCGTGCCGTTCACCAATGCGTTCCCGACCGGCACCGATCTGTACAAGCTGATGACGACCAAACCCGATGAAATGATGAGGTGATAACGATGGCAAGGTACAAAAATAAGGGGCCGCCCAGGCGGTCCCTTACTGCTTAGAAAGATAGGATTCAGAAGTTCCAGATATTATTTTCAAGCCCCCGCAAGCGGGCGCGAAAATCGGCAACCATTTTGGGCGTATCTTCCACATCCGGG encodes the following:
- a CDS encoding type II toxin-antitoxin system Phd/YefM family antitoxin, producing MIINTGNLVSITEANQNFSRVARLVDENGAAVILKNNTPRYVLIEFSQLESEQQANDEDVLTISKRLMTKNKDAYEVLAK
- a CDS encoding PrgI family protein — its product is MEIKIPKEIRNYHENIFFGLNTRQFVCSLLALGAAVGLYFCLRPIVGAEQVGWMCILGAAPFAACGFFSYHGMTAEQLLWAWIKSEILSPKRLVFRSDCLYYQIMQPAMAEGCKRRHKKRANKTDKTQTETEESYEEK
- a CDS encoding VirB4-like conjugal transfer ATPase, CD1110 family: MTKTLAAARRQERVKFKVPRSVQDAIPIRRIWPDGIFQVGNQYSKSWSFTDINYAIAGKDDKMAMFLDYCALLNALDSGAAAKITIHNRRIDKEDFERSVLLPLRGDALDHYREEFNEMLRAQVTGTSNSMVRERYLTVSIVKRNIDEARTYFARVGTDLVTHLAKLSSVAAELSTPDRLRLLRDFFKAGQPPAFDFDLRGHAKLGHSFKDWLCPDSMEFAADNFKIDGRFGRVLYLQDYASYIKDSFISELCDLDRSMMLSIDILPVPTDEAARQMQNTLLGVETNIANWQRKQNAANNWSATIPYDMELQRKETKEMLDDLTTRDQRMMFGLVTLVHMADSRQQLDSDTETLQSVGRKHLCQLSTLRWQQKDGLDTVLPYGLRRIQALRTLTTESTAVLIPFRAQEILQPGGIYYGQNAVSKNMIVADRTKLLNGNSFRLGVSGSGKSMSAKEELVQIALATEDDILILDPESEFGHLTRALGGEVIQISATSDSHINALDMDRSYGDERNPIVAKSEFVLSLYEQLVGGGQVTAKEKSILGRCTELVYQPYIRNGYQGTPPTLRDFYKLLKLQPEPEAQGLALASELFITGTLNTFAKYTNVDTQARIIDYDIRELGEQLMPLGMLVTLDAIYNRVIQNQKRGKRTWIVADEFYILFRYEYSANFFYKLWKRIRKYNGLITGLTQNVDELLRSDTARLMLANSEFLILLNQSATDREELAKLLHISDTQLGYITDVPAGCGLIRCGGQLVPFTNAFPTGTDLYKLMTTKPDEMMR